CAGTTTTCATTGTGAGGCAGGAGCTGGGAATGAACGACGTCCATTTGCAATACAGCAGAGGGTGCATGTCATATTATTGAGCAGTGTGCAGGGCATGTGACTACCTGTGATGTATAGCAGGACGTCCAGCCCTGCAGCACATCCGACCCAATATCCATTTGCCTTTCGGTTGGATGAGAAACATCCCCTGCCATGGCATGTTGCGCATAAACAGCCTATGGCAATTTTTCCTAGGCTCTCTGTTATTCCAAAAACAGGGTTGCTTTGATTACCAAGGGGGATAAAATAACACTCatcaataatgtaaaaatgcaattaattaCTTCCACACTTCTGTCAGATCTCCCATCCCGAACCCCTGCACTGCTGCAACCCCCTCACTTCACCCGCATGCAACTAGGAACAGGACAAATATGGAAATGGGAAGTCATGACTAAAACATAGCAGTGTTAACCTTTTGTGAGATGTACTATTTGGATTTGTGCCtgatgctttgttgttgttgtcacacCCTCTTCTATCAGGCCTCAGTCTCCAGAGGCCACAGCCATTGATATCTGCAGTagtccccccccaccacctgTTTTACAGTTATGATCTCAAACTTTGCTTTGCTAAAATATTCATGCTTGTTTGCATTCTGAATATGTGCACAAACACCAACTCAAGCGTAATTGCTTGTGTAATTGCAAGAAAAATTATAGGCTTGGTATAAGCCCTAAATCGAAGTTGTTTTCagttgctgtgaaaaaaaagatttttcatgATATAGATAAATGTCTTTTCAGGATTTATATGATACCGTTATTATCGTTACTACAATGTCAGAGAAACTAAATCATGTGGTGTCCTTGGAggtaaatgtagaaaaaaagtGTCACACAGTCGGTGCTTATCCGAGTTACCAGTCAGACACTTCATCTCACCACCTGTCAGAGACGTTTAAGAGAGAATTAAGCAGCCATGAAAACAATTTCAAGTGACCCCCTGAATCACTCACAGTGTCAATATTAGTATGAAGATGTGTCCAAACAGCACGACTGGATTTTATAGTTATGAGGACTCAGCCTACCCGTCTGTCTAATTAGTTGTTGTACTGATAATATTCACTTCTTCGTTTGTGCTATCAGCAAATACAgtttcttttgttgtgtttgtatgtaatAACAACACACAGAATATTAAGTTGTGCTGTTGAATACTATCAAAAGCATGATTATTTATGACTTATCCTAATTatgattcatttaaattcaaatagcATGGTGGAAAATTAAACTTTATTCCATTAACTAACCAAAACCTGCCCAGATGTTGCtgaacaaatgtttgttttaactgCACATTTTCTGCATGACTGCATGACACAGCTGTTTAGCCTATCTAGTCACATACATCACAATCTTCTATGGTGACATCCAGAGGCAGCTGTTATCTGTGTAATTGCTTCCTTAAAAGATTAGTATCTTGCCAGTGACCATGTCAACTGGTCAATGGAGCAAAAAAGGCACCTAGAGGAGCATGTGTGCATATGAGATGGCAACGAGACAGATAAATGAGCCTGCTGTACTTTGAACACACAAGCTCAGGTTTTAACTCAAACAAATTGATCAGCTCATACGATGCGGTTTTTCCCCCCCTTGTTTGCCCAATCCAGCAGCGGATGGATTGGAGCACGTTCAGGGGTGGGCTTGAATTCACGAACCTATGTCCtcgagatgttttttttttttttatggtgggTGTGCGTGCGTCTTTGGTGTGGGGCGGGGAGGGGCATTTCTCAGCAACATCATGACCATCAATGAGTAGACTACGTAACCTTCAGCACAACGTGATACAAGACCTGATACTCCACCTACGCTCCAGTTGCTGATTGGCGTTACGCAGGTATCCAGCTATTATTTATTACCCCCAAAGCGTGGACGCCTCATTTATCCTAACCGGATCTCACTGCAGGATCTATCTGTTCCCACTTTTCTCTGTACGAGGGCGCACGCAGCTGGCTCTTCTACCAAATTATCTGCTCGACAGAAAacaggtaaaagaaaaaaaaaatgcttaaagtaaaatgtttacatatttattccattttcaacagttgtgtttttctgttatgaAGAAGTTGATTTCAGGTTTGCCATGACTTTTTGGAGAGGAAACACTAGGGTTCTGCGTAAAATTGTTGTCTGTCTTTACTTTATACATACTGAAGGCAATGGTTAAATAATCAAAGCAACAATTTATTAATTACATTGAAATAACTTTCCTGCACTATATCTTTGTAAACTTTATGTCGCGCGCTTTTACGCGCCAGTTACGCAGTTCTGAGCAACAGGTACAAGTGGTTCCATGCTGAAAAGGCGATATTCATCATGTTTTGCCTTTAAGGATACACAACCTAATAAAAAGATAACTGTAAATATTCTCGCACAGGTGGTGCTAAGAAAATGAGGAGAAGTCTGCTGCTAGTGACTCTGTTCCTCATCATGAAACTTCGAATCAGCCAGTCCAGATGCGAGGAGCCCGGATCGCGCAGATCATCCTCAGATGTAGGTTCACTGGCGCGCAATGACCGAGCTGATGTACATACCATCTTTTAACCGAGACTGATTTTCTTGCTTCTCACAATTGCAGCAGACCATAGGTTTGGAGAGCCTCAAGCGGAACATTCTGAAGAGGTATAGCGATTTGGATTATGACAGCTTTGTGGGTCTGATGGGCAGAAGAAATGCCGGTGAGTCTTCTCGACTGACGGACTTACCCGACTGATGACATTGATGACAAGTTTATATTAATAATCATAATGACcatattaatgttaataaacTGAAAAACCAAACGTAAAAAAAATGGCAATGGACTTTTCTGTCCCTGTCTTAGATTCGGTATTTAAGTTATCATTTGGTCTggatttttctttcctctgttctctgcttctcttctcatttcattttattttcatcagatGCAAACGCTGTGCAGTCACCACAAAAAAGTAAGACCCTTGTGATTTCATAATAATATAAAGTGGTTACCGTctttaaacacaaaattgaATGGTTCTCATTCTTCTCATCAGGGGAAATGCACGACATTTTTGTTGGTCTTATGGGAAGGAGAAACTCAGAGTCTGGTGAGTGTGGTATTTCACAAGAGTCAAATAGCCACAATAGTCCTGTTAGCTTTTGTGGACATTCAGATTTTGACTGAAGCTTTTTTCTGGTTTGATATGCATTGAATATCCTTGTGGGACTGCCTTGTAATGCCTGCTCTCACAGATAATGGTCCCTGGAGGAGAGAGTatccagagaggagaggcattTTTCTCAACAAGTGCAGGCTGAAGTGAGTGCCTCTTTTTTCACTCAGAAGATGGAACATCACACAACCTCCACTGCTTGGAAAAATAAAGTTAACACTTAAGCAGCTGATAAATGATGAAACCGAACAGACAGAGGAGGTTCTGAAGATTTCTGTTGTTCAAAATTTAAAGTCTGAAAGAGCACTTTTGCCTcaaattatatacatatattctATATGTCCACGGTatgcttttcatttctgaaaaaaagtgaatatttagTTGGCTTTATTTTTATGATGTACAAAATAATTTTACACATTCAAAATACATTAAGACTAATACATGTAGGTGTTTTGTTGCAGATTTCTTCAGGGGCTGTAAGCATTCACACTGAAGCAACTCTCTCATCGGGCAACAATGACAGAAGATCACAGAGACCACAAACAGTGAACTAAATGTCTGATGGAAACGACTAAAAGATGTGATTCACACTGAAAACCTGCCAGCTGGCCTATGAAAGTGACCATAAACTACACAGATTGTACTTGTTTTATCTGAAGACAAAACATAATTACAAGTGACAGCTGATACATTCTATTTCTTTATcatgttgttctttttcttcaaagttcaaaataaacacaattttttatacataatttattcatttaaaacctTGGTGCattttcctgcagctgtttgtgaGTGTTTCTTCAAGCTCAGCTCTTGTGCAGACAGTAATGTTCAATCACACCTCCTTTAATGTTTACTGATGGGTTATATAAAAAGATTTGACGAGAGGGATTCAGTGGAGTTTTGTATAATACCGTGCTTATCAGAAGCTATAGTGTTCTCAAAGAGAAGCACGGGGGGGGTTTCAAGTACGCACTTCTACAT
This sequence is a window from Pempheris klunzingeri isolate RE-2024b chromosome 11, fPemKlu1.hap1, whole genome shotgun sequence. Protein-coding genes within it:
- the tac3a gene encoding tachykinin-3a; the encoded protein is MRRSLLLVTLFLIMKLRISQSRCEEPGSRRSSSDQTIGLESLKRNILKRYSDLDYDSFVGLMGRRNADANAVQSPQKREMHDIFVGLMGRRNSESDNGPWRREYPERRGIFLNKCRLKFLQGL